The stretch of DNA GTGGAGGTTTACATGTTGTCCAATCTTGGAAAGATCTTGGTTTTGTAAGTAGGAAAGGCACTGATCTATGTCTGGACTAGCCAAAGAAATTGTTTTTGAAGGTAGAGAAATTCTGTGGGCGGTGTGCACTCTTTGATACCGATATCAAACTGTTTCTGTTTTTATATCAGTCTAATATGTTAGGGATCCTAGTATCTTTTAAAATTTGTGGAGAAACATGAATTTTTACTTAGGACAAGGGAAGCAAAGAGTTGTGTTATGGGGGAGAAGACTAGAAATTCTGGGTACTTAGGAGTTAGGACTTGATCAATTTTGTCTTACTGATGCTGATCTCTGTACTTTCCCTCTTATGATTTAATCTCCTAGTGGCTCTTGAATTCTGTAGGATGGAGGTAGTGGAGAGTATTTCACCAAGGATTCGATTGAGCGTGATGAGAAGCGTTTAACAGAATTAGGACGGAGGACAGTGGAAATTTTTGTGCTTGCACATATCTTCAGGTCGTAATACTTGTGCATCTGTGCTTGTTTACTTGATCTATTTCTCTTTTCGTGGCTATCCCTGAAACCTTTATGATGTAACAGCAACAAAATTGAAGTTGCCTATCAGGAGGCTGTTGCATTGAGGAGACAAGAGGAACTTATACGTGAAGAGGCTGCATGGCTGGCTGAGAGTGAGCAGAAAGCAAAGCGTGGTGCTGGAGAGAAGGACAAGAAATCAAAGAAAAAACAGGTGGCTTGCAAATACTTATTCTTGTTGGAGTAATTTTCAGTTCAGTCGTATTTTCTTGTCTTATAAGATTTTTAAATTGTTTGACTATATCCTTGATATTGGGATTTTCCTAAGATGGAAAACAGTTTTTGATGTAGGATTTAGGATGTTGTGGAATTACTGTTTTCTTGCACTAAGAAAGATGTTCAAGCAATCCAAAATTTGCATTATGCTATGATGGAATTTTATGGAATAATTCTGTCATGTTCGCTAGCATGCATTTGTCAAATCATTATAGAATTTTGGATTTATGCTCTCAGTTTTACTCTTAATGTAGCCTACATTTAGGATTAGTAGTTATGACCTTGTTTAGTAGACTCTGAGCATATGAATCTCTTAATTTCCATGCTTGTTCAAGGTTTTGGGGTTGAGAGATAGTGGGGGTTCTATGAGTATTACGCTAAAAAGCTGTAATTAGTTGAATAGCCTTTCACTCGTAAAAGCCCTCAAATTTTGCCAACCAAGACGCtttttttattactttttttttgtaGTAAGGTCAACTAGCCAAAACTGCTGAAAGATCAGCCGACAACCCAACATAATATGTTACCGCCTCATGGTGATTTTGAGACAAGCATTACATTTTGATAAACTTTGTGGTCATTGTGCTCTTGTTTCACCATTCATTTTGGGGAGGGATTATAAAGGAACTTCTTATATCTGCTGGGATGATGTGCTTGAAGACGTGTCTGATATCGCACATGATGTGTAGAAGTCCCTTTCTGCCTGggtatcatattttattgttgccCAGCTTGAGCTATACTTTAACATGTCCTGATTAAATTGATTGCTAATTTTGATCGAAAGGGTAAAAAAAAGCGGAACGATCGTAGGGGAAAAGACAAATTGAAAGATGAGAAGCCTCTTGTAACAGTACATGACAAACAGCTGAATGCTAACCTGTCATCTGGAGGAAAAGACAAATTAAAGGATGATGTGCTTGAAGACGTGTCTGACGTATCTGATATCGCAGAGTGCGCTGTTGATACACTACAGCTTGATTCCGAGGATAGGGACGGAAGTCCCATAAACTGGGATACAGACACATCAGAGGTACAACCCCCAGCAGAGGCCAGTGGGAGTGAAGTTAGCAGCATTTCGACTGTGCATAATGGAGGCATGGATAAGCGGAATTCATCTGTTATGGATGATAGCTCTTCAACGTGTTCTACCGATTCTACTCCCTCAGTGGTAACGAATGGTTCCTACAGATCAAATTCGTTCGTAAATTACTCAAACCGGAAATCTCCGGCAAGGTTAGTGTTACAGCTTTACCTGTCTTAAATCAGAGGATGGAAGAGTTGAGAAATAAGACAATTGACTTTGATTTGATATTGTAGGGGTAAAAACCAGCGAGGTAAGAGCACATTTGAGGATTGCAGTGGTCCAAATGAAGCAGATAGTCGGCGATCTCAGCCTGCTGAAGTCCATTTACAATATGATGCATCTCCTAGGCGCAAGATAGCTGAAGCTAACGAGTCCGTGGGTGCCATTACATCCTTACAAGATAGAACGAAGTGGCCAGAGTTGAACGCAATCAAGAAAGTTAGTGTGTTCTCTCTTGTTTTAGTGTCCTATATTGTCATTCTTGTTTATTTTTAGATCAGTAGTTTTTAGTTGCCTCTCTGAATGACTTTTTTGTTATTTGCTTTTATCCATGTCTTCGTCCTTGCATGAGTATTGGCATGGTGATCCCCCAATCGCCACACGCCTGTTATAATCTTCACTTTAGGAACTCTGTTTTCTgttattttctctatttatttCTCGTCTTGACTTTCCCTTTATGTATTCTATGAATTTGGGTCTTTTCTGCCATCTTAAGTTTATTTGGTTTGTTATGCCAGGAAGATGAGATTCTTTTGTCGCAAAGGAAGCAAAACAAGGAGAATATTAAGACAGGGTCCAAGGGAAAAGAAGCAGCAACGATTCGTACATCTAAGAGCCCTCCCCGAAATACAACCTCTGTGACAGCACTTCAGCCAAAGCCGGACTTGAAAACTGTTCATCCTGCTGATATGCCACTTCCGATAAAAACACCCTCAAATGAGGAACAACAAACTGACAAGGCCACCTCATCTTCAAATACACCCGTCACTGCAAATTGTTCAAGAGTTAATTCTACAATGGTTACCATCTCCAAACCTACTGAAAAACCTACTGTGCAACAATCTGTGGGATTATCGCGACCATTAAGTGCTCCTTTAATCCCTGCGACTCTCGCAGCTACTCCAGTTGTCTCTATGGTGCAAGTGTCAGCACCTAGCAGTCCCTTAATTCCCCGTTCGGTCAGTGCCACTGGTCGCTTGGTTCAGGACCCGTCTCTAGCCACAGCTCCTGCATTTGTTCCGCAGTCTTACCGGAATGCAATCGCTGGTAACTCATTTACTCCAACCTCAGGGGGTTTCACTCATGCTCCTACTCCGTCTGTGAATTCGACGGTCAATATGCCGAATCCTGTGTTTCTTTCCCACACATCTGAAAGGAACGGAACCACTTTTAATGCACCTCCTCAGGAAGATATATTTAGAGGTCAAACATGGATGGACAGTCCACAGAGGGATGTTAGCAGGAGCTCGATGTTTGATTCTCCATCCATGGGCAATGATAGTATTCGCCACTTCGATTTGTATCGTCCGGCGAACAACGGGTATAATAGCCACTTCCCATCTGAATTATTGGCCGGGACTTCTGGCCGTTCGGTCCAAACCCCATTGGCAGATGAATTCCCACACCTGGATATCATCAATGACCTACTTGATGATGAGCAGGTCATCGGACGAAGTCATAGAGGAATGGCTTTCCCGGGAACGGGCAATGGCGGTCCAAGTGCAACTCTCTTCAATCGGCAGTTCACCTACCCAGCAGATATAAGCCTTTCAAGCAACGAGGCCTCGATGGGCTTCCGGCAGGATTATGGGCCTAATAGCCCGTACGATTCAATGAGGGAGTTCAACACCCAAGGTAATTCAATCCCCTATTTAAACGGTCAGATTGATAACCTAACCCCCAATCAATGGCAGCTGTTAGGCCCTGATCTTTCATTACTAGGCATGAGGAACTCGGGAGCGGATGGTTATTCATATAACGTTCCCGAGTACTCAAATATGGCATGTGGCGTAAATGGTTATGCCATGTTCCGGCCTTCAAATGGACATTGATTGATTTGGGCTATTATAAGAGGCTTGTAATAAGTTCATATGGTCACGGAATTGGGAGGCTGTAACGCGTCTTTGGAAAAAAAACACTGCATTCTGTAAAGAGTGATGTTGGTTCTTTGGTTTTCAGCTTTTAGTTTTTTACGTATACATGAGGCTTTCTTTTCTTTCACTTTTCTGGGCATTTTTAGTCTCATTCCTCTCACATTAAATTAGCACTGACCGTGTTTCAAGATTTTACTATTTTTCTTACCAAGCCGTCACAAATTCTGGTAACTGTATATATTTACGGAGTCAAGATCTTCTCCATTAAACAAATGAGATGTTCATTTCCATCAATGGTTTCCATTCGGGAATAACGGGTCTCGTGTTAAATCAAATGTGTAATCTGGACCATCGACGGAAATGGACTTCTTCATTTGAACGTACGCTGCTCTTATGTTTAAATCCAGAGTGTAATTTGGACCATTGACGGACCAGTTAGTCTTGCTTAAAATCGTTTTAATTTAAGTCCTCTCACCACCTCTTATTTCCACCTCTGTTTTAATCTGGTTTGAGAGCCATAAGTTAAGACGGTCTTAGAGAAGAATTGGTGTTGACGGAAATGTTCGCAaacggtattttttttttttttttttttttttgggtgacgaggggttgaatccccccgggcacATGCAATACCCTGCAAATCACGTGTGCCATGTAAGACATCCTATTTAGGATGACATGTATTCGCAGCACTCCCGTGTagggagtcgaacccgggacctctcaattcATTGCTATTACAATGCTTTGAGGCACTCCCGCGCTCCACTACACTCAAGCCACTTTGTTGTTCGCAAACGGTATTGCTATGGGGCTGCGTGAATCATCCATGGTTCCAAGTTCCAACTTCCAACTTCCAAGTAAGATCGTTGTCCTGTGATTTATGCCAAACTACTTGGACATTGACATTAACATTGACAAAGCAAGTTAGTTGGCTGCCCTTTTTCCGTTTGATTCTGCTAAAGTGAGTGCCAAATGCAAAGTATCTTATCCTTAAAATCGTGAATATTGATCTGTCATATCTTTCAAAAGGTGGATGTTGTGTTAAATTAAATCCGTGTCATTTCATTTAAATTTATCCTAAATCTAGATCAccaattctcattatagacggacactatccgtctatacgtttactatccgtctatacgtataaacGGATACCATTTCCCTTCACAAAATaaccatttgccataaagtgggaagcatatagagggtgccccaccttgtcctccctacccattttattagagatctttacccgtctgttcgccccacccgtcccTACCCATAATATTATCTGTTACAACTTACAAGTAAAGTATCTTCAAATTTCATCTAGGTTGATTTAATTCATCTTAACAAGCCTTAGAGATACTAACGTCGTGAATCGTGATGGAGAGTTTTTTTTAAGTATAATTGTTATAAGGAAGCTGATAATGAGCGCCCCGGGGCGCTTGTTAACCTATTGGTTATGTTTACACAGGTATCTACCAAATACGCACCCTCCATAactcaattaaaaaaaaatataatagaTGTTCCAATTAATCATGGCACCTCATTATATAACATAGTACTTGCTGCTTTCCAGTACTCATCGTTATGATGGTGACAAGCAATGGAATATCGGCGTTTCCGTGTCGGAcacccgtgtcggacacgacacttgtcggacacacgtcaaaacgtgtcggacacttgtaaagccgtatctaactttcatcttttatttcggCACGTGTTCGACAcatgtccatggtattttgagccgtgtccatatttggacacacctggcctccaaacggaatcaagttgaatttaagttaaatggcgagaattgttatatggttAAATTTGATGGGAAATAAGTTGAATTGGAGACAAATAATATTAtttagactagtaatgagatgtcgaaatagattgattataagttggttttggttttggaaatgagaatgagttataattaacgtaagttttactttcacttatttaaatttaatattcaatactttttcaaaaataaaatcacacacatataactataaaatatatattttattttattaaatttaaatgccgtgtcccgtgtcctaaatttcatgggatgccgtgtcacgtgtccgtgttgtgtccgttttggtgcaaccTAGACCGTTACAGGGTGATAAAGCTCTCTCTTATGAATTTTAACATTACTGCATTTTCATTTAATTCAGGACTTAAACTTGAGACCTCTGACTAAGGTAGAACAAAAGCCTTATCAAATAAGTGTTTATGAGCAAAGACGTGATGTAGTTGTACACTTGTGAGAAATTAGCACTAGAAGATTTAACTTCATGAACCGTTGTTTCTTTATAGTACGAATTGATGTTATTAGTCGGTCATCAATAATAATCCATTTAAAGAGAGAACTCCATGATGACGGTGTTAGGCATGGAAAATTGTAAGCATATGAACAATCAATTGTTTAGAAAATGACATTTGAGCCTCCAATTTGTGTTTGGAATGATCCTCTCATTTTCGGCGTAACCGACGATGTTCTTACCGACTCCTGATCACCCACGTCCCACCCGATGATTTAGTCGTAAAATACAATTTAGAAAATGAAGTCGGGTTGATACTTGATAGCCCATTTCAAGGATTTCTGAATACTTTTCAATACCATTTTACAAACTTCGGATAACTTGTCAAGCTAATCACGACCGCTACTAACTAAACTTCGTCGTTCTGAACTTGTCTACAtttcaagaaatgaaaaaaataaatCATAGAACTATTTGTattcgttttatttatttctttttacaGATAAAAGGATGCGATAACAACTGAGCCGCAGTCCATCGTTTACTAGCTTCTTTTTGCaagcaacaactaacaaagctCCTAAACTCTTTCGAACCACGACCCGCGGGTAAACTAGGCGGATCCCCAAAACAAATAGCACACATAAGAGTAGCCCAATCGGGCCGCTCACCGGGCCCTAAAAATGGAAAATAACCCAAATACAACTCCATAAGAGTCAAACCCAAGCTCCAAATATCACCAGCATACCCATTATAATTCCCACCATAAGTATCCGGGTCGAATCGCTCCGGGCTCATATACGCACAAGTACCCACATATGAATTACACGGGTCAAGAGTCCGGCCCATAATCCGGCCCACCCCAAAATCAGCAATTTTCACCTCCCATCCGGTTGGACCGGACTTAACCAAAAGATTAGCCGGTTTAATATCACGGTGTACAATTTTACACGAGTGTAAATATTTAAGTCCCTCGAGAATCTGTCCCGCCACGTTGGACAACAAATTCTCGGAAAAAGTCCCTTGAGACTGGACCGCGGAATCCAGTGTTCCGCGGTCCATGTACTCCATCAATATCCCCAAATCCCCATCCACCTTCTCGAAAATCCCGAAACACTTCACAACAAAAGGAGAATCCCCCGCCACACGGCGGAGTATCTCCTTCTCCCGGTGGATTTGACGGCGGGTGGTGGTATCGGTGGCGGCGGAGGTAACAGTCTTGAGTGCATAAACGACGCCGGTCTTCTTATGGACCACCTTGTGGACGGTGCCGCCGGCGCCGGCGCCGATCACGGCGAGGTTAGTGAAATCGGAGAGAGAGAATTTGGCGGCGAATGATGCGGTGGTTCCGGCGGTGGAGGTGGTGGTTGTGGCGGCGGCCGGTGGTGGTGGAAGGGGGAAGGAAGGGCGGCGGGCGGTGGCCGGAGGTAAAGGAAGGCGGAGGTTAAGTTGTCTACGTTCTCTTACAAgtgccattttttttttttagtttgatgaaagttttttttttttggagagaGTTTAATTGTGAAAGAAATGAAGTGATTAATATATTTATAATAAAAGGATTAAATTAAGAGCACGTGGTGTAATTAAGTAGGTGATGGAGAGTGAAATGGGAAAGGGGTAGGAAAATTATTAAAGATAGGGTATGGATTTGATCATCATGTGGGGATTTGGATGTGGATGGATGGATATATGTGCACAAATACTATtctacaactagttgtataatagATATGTACAACTGCGTTAAAGTTATTGAGTTCtaacacaaagttgttgagttattttacaagttattgagatattttacgaagttattgagcttaataattattctgttaagctcaacaactttgtatcataactcgataattttgtcaATAGAGCTCGACAATTTTGTAACAAAGCTCCACAACactgaataagttgtatatacaaccggttgtataatacattaactgatgTATTATACGTGGATATATGTGGGGTATTAAGTTTTAGATTATGATAATTAGTTGATAATTAATTGGATTATTGATAATTTTGGTGAAATTTTACTTGAACAGTTTTATGGTTGACGGATTTTGATTATCTAGTTTTTCCCATAATTTATGGCAACAGTTAATTTCACTTTTAATTTCACCGTTATTATTAGCATTAACAATCGACCAGTTAACCTACATTCTTAGCGGGAATACCACCATCACATACCCAGTGTATAGTATCCATCCTGACTACCAGAGATGAAATTAGgtacaaattatatctaagccTGAAACATCAATCTTATCTATATTTCTGATCATATTATCTTATTGAAAATAAAGTTATTGTGTatattattttcctaaaaaaacttATCTCAGCCATGACCTTGTCGACATGTGCTTAGCTTAGTCTCTATCACCGAATACCCAATTCCTCATTCTTTATTTAAGTTTGCGAAATATCAACACAATGTGAATGTTTTAGAGTAAGTGTTTCATACTAATCCATTATATGCTCAATCGTGAATCTACCTAATCACTTAACATACCTAATAAATGAGATGTCTTATACACACTTTAGTTTAGCAAAAGTTACACGAGACTAAAGTGGATTAAGTATAAGATTTCATCAAATCTATGATAATATACTCCGTACAAATTAAATCTTTGCAAATTAATGGTAAAAGTTATCCTCATTAACCACTAGAACATAATTTAATTGATTCTTAAACCAAACAAGGGTCCACTAAATATATGATTTTTTTTAAACCATTCGGTTTAGTTCGGATTCGAGTCGGGTAGGATTACTAGGGAGGTAAAGCTCTCTCTCATGAGTTTTAACACTGCTGCCAGTGGTGGAGCGAGGGAGAggctagcaggggcggtcgccccCGCTGAAAAATGAAAAGTTCAAAGATTTTAgttaaattttcaaaaaaaaatcaagtttcctttatatcattaCTCGTTCGCCCCCGCTGAAATTTCTCGCACTCCCTAACCGTAAATTTTGCCTCAATCACTGTCTGCCGAATTCCCAGAGCTCAAACACA from Silene latifolia isolate original U9 population chromosome 10, ASM4854445v1, whole genome shotgun sequence encodes:
- the LOC141606548 gene encoding TNF receptor-associated factor homolog 1a-like yields the protein MAGTVASEETSGGRVAGGLSSGSRCQSSDALTEWRSSEQVETGTPSTSPPYWDTDDSDDDGGLKPAELYGKYTWKIEKFSQITKRELRSNAFEVGGYKWYILIYPQGCDVCNHLSLFLCVANHDKLLPGWSHFAQFTIAVVNKDPKKSKYSDTLHRFWKKEHDWGWKKFMELSKVSDGFVDADTLIIKAQVQVIREKADRPFRCLDCQYRRELVRVYLTNVEQICRRFVEERRGKLEKLIEDKARWSSFRAFWLGMDQNTRRRMSREKKDTILKVVVKHFFVEKEVTSTLVMDSLYSGLKALEGQSMKGTAKLLEGEEMPLPIIQTEKDTFVLVDDVLLLLEKAAMEPLPPKDDKGPQNRTKDGGSGEYFTKDSIERDEKRLTELGRRTVEIFVLAHIFSNKIEVAYQEAVALRRQEELIREEAAWLAESEQKAKRGAGEKDKKSKKKQGKKKRNDRRGKDKLKDEKPLVTVHDKQLNANLSSGGKDKLKDDVLEDVSDVSDIAECAVDTLQLDSEDRDGSPINWDTDTSEVQPPAEASGSEVSSISTVHNGGMDKRNSSVMDDSSSTCSTDSTPSVVTNGSYRSNSFVNYSNRKSPARGKNQRGKSTFEDCSGPNEADSRRSQPAEVHLQYDASPRRKIAEANESVGAITSLQDRTKWPELNAIKKEDEILLSQRKQNKENIKTGSKGKEAATIRTSKSPPRNTTSVTALQPKPDLKTVHPADMPLPIKTPSNEEQQTDKATSSSNTPVTANCSRVNSTMVTISKPTEKPTVQQSVGLSRPLSAPLIPATLAATPVVSMVQVSAPSSPLIPRSVSATGRLVQDPSLATAPAFVPQSYRNAIAGNSFTPTSGGFTHAPTPSVNSTVNMPNPVFLSHTSERNGTTFNAPPQEDIFRGQTWMDSPQRDVSRSSMFDSPSMGNDSIRHFDLYRPANNGYNSHFPSELLAGTSGRSVQTPLADEFPHLDIINDLLDDEQVIGRSHRGMAFPGTGNGGPSATLFNRQFTYPADISLSSNEASMGFRQDYGPNSPYDSMREFNTQGNSIPYLNGQIDNLTPNQWQLLGPDLSLLGMRNSGADGYSYNVPEYSNMACGVNGYAMFRPSNGH
- the LOC141606549 gene encoding mitogen-activated protein kinase kinase 9-like → MALVRERRQLNLRLPLPPATARRPSFPLPPPPAAATTTTSTAGTTASFAAKFSLSDFTNLAVIGAGAGGTVHKVVHKKTGVVYALKTVTSAATDTTTRRQIHREKEILRRVAGDSPFVVKCFGIFEKVDGDLGILMEYMDRGTLDSAVQSQGTFSENLLSNVAGQILEGLKYLHSCKIVHRDIKPANLLVKSGPTGWEVKIADFGVGRIMGRTLDPCNSYVGTCAYMSPERFDPDTYGGNYNGYAGDIWSLGLTLMELYLGYFPFLGPGERPDWATLMCAICFGDPPSLPAGRGSKEFRSFVSCCLQKEASKRWTAAQLLSHPFICKKK